The following proteins are encoded in a genomic region of Zea mays cultivar B73 chromosome 9, Zm-B73-REFERENCE-NAM-5.0, whole genome shotgun sequence:
- the LOC103637882 gene encoding cyclin-dependent kinase inhibitor 1, with product MGKYMRKRKRNVGRTTPAAEHGVRTRAQSDAVASTASAAAAAAPKRPRKQTTAAVTGNTSGAAAPGSCYLHLRTRRLQFLPGGEGEVQRPVPPLPAAAAQRSSSVASGEPVEGAGSSRCSSTASSSVDVVVLAVAPASERGGGEAEEARNDDDDYCGDVESVVSDSAECCRRDRRRETTPSSQARVDRPCSDEECSQAADGPTRHRRRRKALAATATAAVACRARATPPAEEIEQFFAAAEKAQAERFAAKYNFDVARGLPLGAGRYEWTPVASGW from the exons ATGGGGAAGTACATGAGGAAGCGCAAGCGCAACGTGGGGAGGACGACGCCGGCCGCGGAGCACGGCGTGAGGACGCGTGCCCAATCCGACGCCGTCGCGAGCACAGcttctgcggcggcggcggcggcgcccaagAGGCCGAGGAAGCAGACGACGGCGGCAGTGACTGGGAACACCAGCGGGGCAGCGGCGCCAGGGTCCTGCTACCTGCACCTGCGGACCAGGAGGCTGCAGTTCCTGCCCGGGGGTGAGGGCGAGGTGCAGCGTCCGGTGCCGCCGTTGCCTGCGGCGGCGGCACAGCGGTCGTCGTCTGTAGCTTCCGGGGAGCCGGTGGAGGGTGCCGGGAGCTCGAGGTGCTCCAGCACGGCGTCGTCTTCGGTGGACGTCGTCGTCCTGGCGGTGGCACCGGCTAGCGAGAGGGGCGGCGGTGAAGCGGAGGAG GCAcgcaacgacgacgacgactactgCGGCGACGTCGAGAGCGTCGTCAGCGACTCGGCCGAGTGCTGCCGCCGCGACAG GAGGAGGGAGACGACGCCGTCGAGCCAGGCACGGGTAGATCGTCCCTGCAGCGACGAGGAGTGCAGCCAGGCCGCAGACGGCCCAACGCGCCACCGTCGGCGACGGAAGGCTTTGGCGGCCACCGCGACAGCCGCGGTCGCTTGCAGAGCGAGGGCGACGCCACCGGCAGAAGAGATCGAGCAGTTCTTCGCGGCCGCGGAGAAGGCCCAGGCCGAGCGCTTCGCAGCCAA GTACAATTTCGACGTCGCACGCGGGCTGCCGCTCGGCGCCGGCCGGTACGAATGGACCCCGGTAGCCAGCGGTTGGTGA